The genomic window CTAATGTCCTGCATCCCTCCGGGATGCCCAAGACTTTCGCTTTCGGCCATTTCCACGTTTGGCAGAGAAAAACCGGCGGCTTGGAGCGCGGAAGAATACGTCCACTTCATTAGCAGCGAAGCGAAGCAATCTCATGCCCGCATGGGCGTCGGTCCAAGCACGTTCTGTCCGCCCATCCGGCCCTACTCGGCCTTCGGCAGGCGCTCCCAGTCCTCCGGCAGGAGGACGCAGCAGAGCGTGTCATGGCCCTCGCGGGAGGAGTTGAAGAGCACCGCGCGGCTGTCCGGCGTGAAGGACCCGTGGGGGTGCGTCTTCAGCCCCTTTCCGAGGTGGCCCTGCGTGAGCAGCCGCCGCTCCCGCTTCTCCGCGTGGACCAGCCAGATATTCCGGTCGAAGTCGTCGCCCATGACCCATTTGCCGTCCGGGCTGCCGTGGGTGTGCCACGCCGGGTACTGCGCGAGCACCTCCATCTTCCCCTGCGGCCCGTCGGCGAGGGTCGCCGTGGCGATGCCGTGGGGCAGCCCCTTGTGCCGGTCGTCGTAGGGCCATATCGTGAACACGATCCGGTCGGGGCCCCACCACGCCTCATGGGTCACCCACTCGTCGTAGGTCTCCTTGTAGAACGGCGCGGGGCCGTCCCCGCCGACCCGGGCGGTCCAGATGCGCTGGGGCGCGTCGCCGCCCGTCTCGTGGCAGAACATCACCAGCCCGGGCGTGAAGGGGTTGGCCTGGACATGGCCCACCTTGAAGTCGAAAGCCGCCACCTCCCGCGCCGCGCCCGTTTCAACGTCCACCGCGTAAATCGCCGACCGGTCGTTGTCCCCGATGATCGCGCCGAGGTACAGGGTCTTCCCGTCCGCGTCCACGGAAATGGTGCCCGCCAGCGAACGCACCGCCTCGGGCATCTTCCCGAACACCCGGGGCTCCGCCGTGCCCTGGAAACTCTGGACCAGGTCCAGCATCCCGAGGGCGTCCCCCTGGACGTAATACAGGAACGGCGTGTTCCATGAGAGGGTGTTGTGCCCCGCGTCCTCCAGCGGCACCGGCTTCACCGTGCCGGTGGCAAGCTCCAGCAGATGCGGCGCCATGCCGCCGCCCGACCGGTCGGACGTGAAGAACAGGTATTTCCCGCCGTCCAGCCACATGGGGTGGGTCTGGTAGACAATGCTGTTCGCGGCCCCGCCGGGGGTCAGGGTCAGCACCGTGGCCCCGGTCTTCTCGTCCACATACGACGGATAGACGCCCTGCGGGATCTCAAACCCCGCCGCGGCCCCCGCGCGGCGGCCCGCCGCGGCGCACAAAGCCGCGGCCCCCGCCGCCCGCAGGAAAGAGCGCCGTCCCATCTTGAAAACAGACATGGCATGTTACCTCCAGTTGCCGGAAACAGCCTAGCACAGGCCCCCGGAGCATTCCCAGCGTCGGGCTCGACCCAGGCTCCCCCTCCGCGTCTCTGCGTTGAGTCTTCTCCCCAAGACGCCGCAGTTGGTGCGACACGGGAAGCACACCCAACGCAGAGACGCAGAGGACGCGGAGCGAAGCTCCTTGGAGTGCGGCCGCTCCGTACCGCCGGCGTCCCGCCGGCCTTGTCTTCGGGCTCACGTGGAATGCGCGGGCGGGCGGGTGCCAGGCCCATGCCGCCTGCCCCCCAACACGCCCCGCCCTTTCTTCTCTTCCCCCTCTTCTTTGCGCCCTTTGTGACTTTGCGGTGAAAACTCCGGAAAGGTTCACCACAAAGACCCTGCACTGAACATACAAGGCACCAGGAACACAAAGAAGACAGGTGGGGCGGAGTGCGGCAGCTTGCTGCCGCCTTCACACCCGCAGGCTCGCCTGCGGGCCGACAGGGCAGCGGGCCAAAGACGCCCCTTCTTTTGTGCCCATGCGCCAATAGCTGCCGGTCCCCTCCCTCCCCGCGTTCGGCGTCTTACGACGAATCTTGCCCCCGGAAACATTTTCGTTTGCGCGGAGGCGGAAGGATGCCCAGCGCCGGGGTGCGGAATCTGGGGGCCGCCCTGCCGCTCCTTCCCGCGCTGGCCCTCTGCGGGGTGGTGTTGTTGCGGCGAAAGGGGCGGAAAACGCTATAATCCGGGCCGTGCGAAACGGCCTGCGGTCCGGACTTGACAAACGGGTGGAAATCTGGCACACTGTGCCGCAGGTGAAAGTTTGTTCAGTATATTTCAACCCGCACGACAGGAGGAAGTTCGATGGCCGCCAATACGGACGACAAGTCAAAAGTGAAGGCGCTGGACATTGCCATCTCCCAGTTGGAGAAGCAGTTCGGCAAGGGGACGATGGTGCGTCTGGGGGACGACTCCTTCCGGGCGGGGGTGCAGTCCATCAGCACGGGCAGCCTCTCGCTGGACATCGCGACGGGCGTGGGCGGCCTGCCCCGCGGCCGCGTGGTGGAGGTGTTTGGGCCGGAGTCTTCGGGCAAGACGACGCTGGCGCTGCACGTGGTGGCCAACGCCCAGCGCGGCGGCGGCATCGCGTGCTTCATTGACGCGGAGCACGCGCTGGACCCGACCTTCGCACAGAAGATCGGGGTGGACATCAACAACCTGCTGGTCTCCCAGCCCGACACGGCGGAGCAGGCGCTGGAAATCTGCGAGAGCCTGGTGCGCAGCAACGCGGTGGACGTGATCGTGGTGGACTCGGTGGCGGCGCTGGTGCCCAAGGCGGAGGTGGAGGGGGAGATGGGCGACAGCCATGTGGGCCTCCAGGCGCGGCTCATGTCGCAGGCCCTGCGCAAGCTGACGGCCATCATCAGCCGCACGAACACCCTGGTCATCTTCATCAACCAGATCCGCGAGAAGATCGGCGTCATGTTCGGCAGCCCCGAGACGACCACCGGCGGCCGCGCCCTCAAGTTCTACTCCAGCATGCGCCTCGACATCCGGCGCATCGCCGGCCTCAAGGACCGCGAGGAGAACGTGGGCAACCGCGTCCGCGTCAAGGTGGTGAAAAACAAGATGAGCGCGCCCTTCCGCCAGGCGGAGTTTGACATCCTCTTCAATGAGGGCATCAGCATGGAGGGGGACATCCTGGACCTCGCCATCGAGGCCAAGCTGGTCCAGAAAAGCGGCGCGTGGTTCTCCATGAACGGGGAAAACCTGGGGCAGGGCCGCGAGAACACCCGCCAGTTCCTGAAGGACCACCCCGACACCACGGAGCAGCTCCGCCAGAAGCTGCTCGACATAAAGGGCATGCTGTGCGAGGCGCAACCCGGAGCGGACGAGGATGACGTCCCGCCCGGAGACTGACCGGCGCGAGACGGACGCCCCCCCGGGGCGTTGGACGCCCCGGCAGGCCCGGCGGCTGCGCGCCCTGCTGCTGCTGCTGCTGCTGTTCGCGGGCGCGCTGGCCGTTGGGTCCGCCGTGGTCCGCCGCCGCCTGGACGTCCTGCGCGACAACCTCATGGCCGAGGTGAGCCGCCGCGCGGGCGGCCGTTTCTCCGTTGGCCAGGTTTCCCTCAGCGGCCTCCGCGGCGTGTCCGTGGAGCAGGTCCGCATGATCTGGGAGCGCGACGGGCTCCGGGCCACCGTGGACCTGCCCCGGGTGGACGTGTATTTCGACTGGTCCGCCCTGGCCGCCGGCACCCTGTCCCCCGGACATGTCCACCTCACCGAAGCCTCCGTGGACGTGGTGCTGCCCCCCGCCAACGGACCGCCCGCCGTCAAGGCGCCCGCCGGACTCCCCGTGCTGCCCGAGCTTCCCCCGCTGTCCTTCCGGGTCAGCGGGGAACGGTGCCGGGCGCAGGTGGCGGGGGTGCCCGAAGCCGGGGAAATCACCCTGGAGGAGGTGGGGTTCGACATCTCCCGCCAGCCCGGGGCGGCGGACCTGCTGGCCCGCCTGTCCGCCCGGCTGGCGGGCGTCTCCGAGACGCCCCTCGTCGCCGTGGTGCGCTACGCGGGGCCCGACGACTTCAGCCTGCGCGCGGAGACGGGCGCCGTCGCCGTGGAGAGGGTCGGCGCGTTCCTTCCCGAGAAGGCCCGCGTGCTGACAGGCGGGACCGTGACTCCCGTGCTCACGGTGGAGGGCCAGCGCGGCGGCCGCGTGTCCCTGGCGCTGGACGCGGAGATGGAGGCGCTGGACGCGAAGGTCCGGCCCGAATTCATTGAGCCGCTGACGGGAACCCTGGCCGTGCGCGCCGACGCCGACCTGCCCACCCGGGAGATTCTGGTCCGCAACGCCCGGCTGGAAACCCCGCAGGCCTCCGGCCGCATCACCGGATCCGTGCTGTTCGGGGCGGACGGCCCCGTGCTGGACCTGAAACTTGACGCGGACACGCTGCCGGTCAACGAGGCCGTCACCGCGCTGCTGCCCGAGACCGTGGGGCCGGGGGACCTCTCCGTGGAGCTGGGCGCCCCGCACCGGCTGGCCGTGCATGTCAGCGGCCCCGCGTCGTCGCCGTCCGTGCTGGCCGAGGCGGGCGCCGCCTCCGGCAAGATCGTGTTCAAACCCACGGACAGGAAGCTCCCCGGGGCCTCCCTCGAACTGGGGCAAATCCAGGTGTCCTACGACCTGGCCACCAAAATGCCCGGCGGCGTGGTGGCCATTCTCAACGGCGGCCTCCTTTCCCCGTACCAGGGGCTCATGCTCGACCAGCTCTCCGGCTCCGTCGTTTTGGTGGATGGAAAGGTCAAGCTGGTGCCCCTGTCCGCGCGCCTGAACGGCCACGCCTTCCTGGGCCGCGCCGAGTACGAAATCGCAAAGCAGACCCTTTCGTTCTCCGCCGACGGGGCGGTGTCCGACCTGGAGAAATCCGCCCTCCACCACCCTTCCAAGGAAGTGTGGATTTACGGGTCGGCGGCCCTGCGCTGCCACGGCACCGCCTCGCCGAAGAAGATCGTGGTGGAGGCCTCCGCCGACGCGACGGAGGCGCAGGTCGAGATCGAGTGGTGGTTCCGCAAGCCCCGGGGCACCGGCGCGACCATCAAGGCGTTCAAGGCGGAGATCATCCCCAAGAAGAGCATGAAGATCACCGGCGAGGCCTCCATAGACGGCACCCAGCTCAAGGCCGACCTGCTGTATCTCTGGCGCGGTGGAAAATTCAGCAGCGAGCATGTGCGGCTGGACTTCCCCTTCCTTGAGGTCGCCACGGCGGGCAAGTGCATCCGCATTCCCTACCGCGCCTTCGGCACCCATGCCAAGGACGGCTACTATGAGGTCGTCCGCGCGGGCACCCGCCCCGACGGCAACATCTCCACCCTCGGCGGCGTCTTCGACGACGTGTCCTTCCTGCCCAACGGATGCCCGTATCCGCTCCACTGCCGGAACGCGAAGGTGGAGGTGACGCTGGACAACGTCCACGAAACCATCCGCACCGGCGTCATCAGCGTGCATGCGGAGAGCGCCGAAGTCCCCGCCCTCAAGGAGAACTGGCTTCTGCCCCTGGAGCCGGAAGACCCCGAATATTATGCGAAGTTCCCCGGACTCTCCCGCTCCATGAAATACGAGCTGGCTGCGGACGCCCTGGAGATGCCCCCCTGGACGGCCACCCAGTTTAAGGGAACCGTCTTCAACGAGGGGGACAAGACCGGCCTCAGCCATTTCGAGGCGGTGGTGGACGGCGGCCGGCTGGAGGGGGTGTACGACCGCCACAAAAAGACCAATATCTACTCGCTCAAGGCAAAATGGGACGGCATTCCCGCCCGCTATGTCATCCGCCACCTGGAAATGCCCGAGATTCTCGATGGCCCCATGACCGGGTGGGTGGACTATTCCATGGATGCCGACGACCCGGCCACCCTCGACGGCAAGGGCGCGTTCCACGTGCGGAACGGAAACTTCGTGCCCGAAACCCTTGCCGCCACTTTCGGCGAGCAGTTTGCCGGGTTTGCCCAGCTCCAGCCGGACGCCTACGCCTTCACCACCACCAAGTCCGACCTCGTCCTCAAGGGCGACCACATCCGGACGGACAACATGCTCGTCGAACTGCCGGGCATCGAACTCAAAGGCGCCGGCACCTGGATTCTCGGCGGCGACATTGACTATCTCATCGAGGTGAGCATCACCCCCGACACGGCCGCGCAAATCCCCATTCTGGCGCAGAGTTTTAACCTCCAGGGATACCGCATCGCCCAGCGCAATGTGGATCTCGGCTTCCAGATCAAGGGGCCGGCCTTCAAGCCGACCAGCCAGCTCGCGGGCATGCCGGACATGGGCGTCACCCTGGTCAGCGGGGCCGCCGAAATGACCAACGAGGCCGTCAGGGTCATAGACCTGCCCCGGCAGCTCTTCATGGCGCTGATCAAGACCGGCGGCGGCATTCTGGGCGCCTCCCGCACCGGCGAAACCCGCCCTTCGGGCGGCGGGGGCGCCTCGCGGACACCGGCCCCCTAACGGAAGGCCGGCACGACATATGGACCCCGGCTCCCGCCTTGCCCCCATATATGGCGGGGGAGTATACTTTTAGTGGTGTGGCGGCGGACCGGCATACCCCGACCAGTGAGGATGTGCGCGCGTGGAAATTCGGATTGGAAAGAGTGCGCGGGTGTGTGACGTGTGCGGGCGCGGCTTCTCCCACGAGGAGAAGGTGCGCTCCGTCGCCCGCTTTCAGGAAGGCACCCTGGTCCGGCAGGACTTCTGCATGCAGTGCTTCCTGCCGGAGCACACCGAGCAGGCCTTTTCCGCCTGGGTCACGAAGTATCTGGACCCGAAGGTGATGGATCAGCAGCCCCCCGAACTCTACTCGCCCCTCCAGCAGCTGTTCTTTGACTTGTGCTCCTCGGAGGACCGGACCGATCTTGCCAAGGCCTATCTCGCCGCGCAACTGCTGCGGCGCATGAAGGTCTTCCGCCTGATCAAGGAGTCTGACGAGGCGGACGGTGATGTGCGGGTGACCCTTTTCGCCGACCGGGGCGGCAGCCGCCTGATAGAGGTCCGGGATCCGAGCTTCACCTTCGCGGAACTTGACGAGGCGCGGACCGCGCTTTTCGCCGCCCTGCGCCGCGAGGATTCAGCCGAGCCCTCTCCGGCGGAAGGGGAGGGGGAGGCGCCGCCCCCCGGCGGGGAGGCGGGGGAAGAGGCCCCCGCGCCCGCCGCAGGGGAGGATGACACCGAAACCACTGAGAACGGGGAAGGATGATGGACATCAGAAAAGAAATCAACCCCGGCGACGGCACCCCGCAACTGGTGCTCACCTGTGCCAAGAGCGCGGCCGTGGCGTTTGTGTGCCTCATGATCGCGGCGGTCATGCTGAGTTTTGCCGCCGGGGTCGTGCTCGGCCGCGCCTCTTCCGGAGACGCCGGCGCGCCCCCGGTGGCGGTGGACGGCGCGGCCCCCGCACCGGAGACGCCCGTCCCTGCGGAACCAGTCGCCGTGGCGGCCATGGAAACCTACACCCTGCCGGCCAATGCGCAGCCCGTCACCGCCGCCGCCGCGCCTGCGGCGTCCCCGGTGTCGCCTGCTGCGGCGCCCGCCGTCGCGTCCCCCGCCGCCCCCGCCACGCCGCCGGCCCCCGTGGAAACTCCCGCCGCCCCTGCGGCGGCCCCCCCTGTTTCCGAGCCCCCCGCAACCGCTCCGGTCGCCGCCGCTCCCGCAGCAGCCGCCGCCGCGCCCCCGGCGCAGGAAGCCGCCCCGGCCCCGTCCTCCGAGCCCAAGGCCACCCCCTACACCACGGCATCCAAGAAACGCGTCACCTCGCTGGCCCCGCTGCCCAGCCAGCGCGGCGCGTCCGCGCCGTCCGCCGCGCCCAAGCCGCCCACCCCTGAGGCCGCTCCCGGGACCGTCCCTGCGGCGGTGCCCGAGCTCACGCCGGTGGACCCGCAGGACGAGAATATGGCCATGATGGTTCCTGCGGCCGCACCGCCCGCGCAGACACCGGAAGCTGCGGCCGCGCCGCCCGCTCCCGCGCCTGCGGCGGCCGCTTCGGCACCCGCCCCGGCGGTTGCGGCACCCGCCCCAGCCCCCGCATCGCTTCCCGCCGCGGCGGCCCCGGCGGCGGCCCCCAAGGCGGCGGCGGGGAAGTTCTGCGTGCAGTTGGGCGCCTTCTCCGGTCCCAACCGCGGCCAGCAGGCGGAAACCCTGAACCGTTCGGTGCAGCAGAAGCACGGAGTGAAGAGCCAGATCGTGAAATCGGGCGATGACAAAGTGTATCGTGTCGTGGTTTCCGGTTTCCCGGACAAGAAGTCCGCACTGGACGCCTGCGCGGGGATTCAGAAGAAGCCGGAGCTTTCCGGGGCCTTTGTCCGTGAGCTGTGACGGGGAACGGGAGTCGGGCATGACCAAGATCGCGATTGTGGGGCCGGGGGCACTGGGGTGTGTCTTCGCCGCGCGGCTTGCCCGGGGCGGCGCAAAGGCGCATCTGGTGGACCACCGGGCCGACCGCGCGGAGCGCCTGGCCCGCGAGGGCATCCAGGTGGAGGAGCCCGGCGGCGGCTTGCTGCACGAGAAGATGCCCGTTTCCACCCAGATCCCCGCCGGCATGGACCTCATCCTGGTCACCGTCAAGGCCCACGCCACCCGGTCGCTCCGGCTGCCGCCCGACGCCCCGGTGCTCACCCTCCAGAACGGCCTCGGCAACGTGGACGCCCTTTGCGGCATGGTCGGCAGCGCGCGCGTGCTCGCGGGAGCCACCTCGGAGGCGGCGACCCTGCTGGAGCCGGGAAAGGCGCGCCACGCCGCCGCGGGCCTCACGGTGTTCGGCTCCTGGACCTCCTGCCCCACCGACACCGCGTTCACGGCCTTTCAAGACGCTGGTTTTGACGTGCGAATCACGGACACGCCCGGACAGGTGGTCTGGGAAAAAGCTGTCATCAACGCGGGCATCAACCCGCTCACCGCCCTGCTGAACGTTCCCAACGGGCGCCTGCTGGAGACCGCCGAGACGCGGGAACTGCTCCGTGACCTCGTGATGGAGGCCACCAAGGTCGCCTCAACGGAGGGATACCGGTTCACCCGCAGTCTGGCGGAGGCGGCGGAGGCCCTGTGCCGGGCCACCTCGGAGAACCTGTCCTCCATGCTTCAGGACATCCGCAGCGGCCGCAGGACGGAGATCGAGGCGCTCAGCGGGGAGATTCTCCGGCGGGCGCAGGCGGCCGCCCTCCCGGCGCCCCGCACGCGGGTCGTATACCAGCTCGTAAAGGGGCTCGAGCACCGATGAGGCACCCCGAGCTCAGCTACACCAGCCCCGTCCGGTTCACGGCGGCGCAGCGTGTCCAGTTGGCGCTCTTTCCCCCCCTCGCCAAGGGCGCGCTTCAGCTCCTCTGCCGCACCTGCGTCGTGAGGGTGGTTGGGCGGGAAATCCTGGAGGAGGCGCAGAAGCGGGACGGCCACGCGGTGCTGGCCATCTGGCACGAGACGCTGTTTATGGCCTGCTGGGGCTTCCGCAACACCGGCGGCCACACCCTGACCAGTTACAGCTTCGACGGGGAACTGGCGGCGCGTCTGGTGCACCGCGTGGGGATGGAGGCCGTCCGGGGCTCCTCCTCGCGCGGCGGCGGCGAGGGGCTCCGGCAACTGGTGATGGCGACCAAACTCGCGCCCTCTGTGGGGTTTACCCTCGACGGTCCCCGGGGACCCCGCCGGGTCGCGAAGCACGGCATCGCGCTGCTCTCCGCGCGCAGCGGTCTGCCGGTGATCCCCCATGCGTATGTGGCCGCCCGGGCCTGGCGGCTCAACTCTTGGGACCGCTTCGCGATTCCCAAGCCCTTCACCACGCTCACCATGGCCTACGGTCCGCCCGTGCCCCCGCCCACCTCCGAGCACCCGGACGATGTGGAGCAGACCCGCGCCGCCGTGGAGGAGGCCCTCAACCGCCTGCACGCGGAGCACGGCGACGCCGCCTGACCCGGCGCGCGGCCGCAGTGTCATGACGTTGGAACAAAGCAAAACCGCCGCAAGGGCTGATTCTCTCAAACCCTTGCGGCGGTTGAACTTGCAATGGTCGGGGCGACTGGATTTGAACCAGCGACCCCTTGACCCCCAGTCAATTTTTTCGGGTTTACGGCAGTTTACTAACGAAAACAAAACCCGACAAGTGGTGAAGTAAAAGCATTGAAAACAAAGGGTTTTCTGGCGTGCCCAGGCGGGGGACTTGATAATTGGCGTTATCCGTGATAAGATACATTTGCGCCAAATGTGCGCCAACGGTTCAGGAGGCCCAAGAATGCGCCAGAGGTTGACCGCCGGACTAGTCAAGAGTCTGACCCCGCAGAAAAATGCCTATGAGGTGGCGGATACGGAGGTATCCGGGCTGACCGTCATGGTCTGCCCCGGGGGCACCAAAACCTATTTCTACCGATACCGCCACCCGGAAACCCGGGTTATGCGCCGGGTGAAGGTTGGGCGCGCGGATCAGTTGACCGTTCCCCAAGTCCGGCAAATGGCGCAAGGGTACAGCCGCGCCGTTGCCGCCGGAACGGACCCGCAACAGGAAAAGACCATAGCCCGGGCGGGCACGTTGCGCGAGTATCTGGACGGCCAATATTTTGAGGCAATCGCGCACCTAAAGACCCGCGAGGCAATCCGGGCCAGCCTGAAACGCGACTTCAAGGCATTCCTAAATGAACCACTGGCCGCTATCACGACATGGCGGCTGGAAAAGTGGCGGCGCGCCCGGCTGGACAAGGGGGCCAGCGTTGCCTCATGCAACCGCCCGCTTTCCTACCTCCGGGCGATGCTCACCCATGCGGCCCGGGCCGGGCTTGTCAAGACCAACGTTGCCCGCGACATTCGCAACCTCCGCGAGGGGGAAACGCGGGTCCGGTTTCTGACCGCCGATGAACGCGCGCGGCTGTATGCCGCCCTCGAGGCGCGCGAGGCCGAGGCCCGCGCCGCCCGGGTACGGTATAACACATGGCTTGCCGTGCGGGGCATTGACCCCCTGCCCCTCTTGGAGGGCCGCTACTGTGACCACCTTTACCCGCTGGTAGTGCTGGCCCTCCATACCGGACTGCGGCGGGGGGAGTTGTTCCGCCTCGCATGGGGCGATGTGGACATGGGCCGCCACATGGTGACCGTCCGGGCGGAGAATGCCAAGAGCGGCAAGCCCCGGCATGTGCCCCTCAATGGCCCCGCGATGGATTGCCTTGACACATGGCGCGCGCAACAGCCCGACCCGTCGCCGGGCGCGCTGGTTTTCCCGGGCAAGAGCGGCGGCGTTCTGGACAATATCCAAACCTCATGGGATGGACTCCGCAAGGCCGCCGGAATGCCGGGGCTTCATTTTCACGACTTGCGGCATGACTTCGCCTCGCAGTTGACAATGGCCGGGGTGTCTCTGGCCGTTGTCCGGGAACTCTTGGGGCACGCCGACTTTGAAACGACTTTGAAGTATGCACACCTCGCGCCCGAGACGGCCCGCGCCGCCGTCGCCGAACTGGCCGGGCTTCCCCTCGGGGAGGCTGCGCCGCAAGAGGCGACGGGCTGACTTGTCGCGCGGCGGCAAATGTGGTATAATAGGGGCACAGTTGAATGTTGACGCGAAGTCGCGCAACTGATGTCGCAACAGGTAAGACTGGGGGGCATTCGGGGCGCGGCGCATAACTCCCCCCGGTTGGGGAGGGATGTTTACAACATCGGACGGCTAACGGGGCGCACAGCAACTTTACGCCGGACTACAGGAACGCGGAAACCGAACGTTTCCCTTTTTGTCGTCCGGCGTTTTTTTTGCGCCGGGCATGGAGAAAACCCATGCAATCCGCCTCCGCCCCCGACCGCCTTTTGACCGAACGGGAGGCCGCCCAATTCTTGGGCGTGGCCCCCGGCACCCTCCGAGTTGCCCGCAGCACTGGCCCCATGCCGGGCAGAATCTGGCTCCCCTTCATCAAACTGGGGCGCACCGTTCGCTATGACGCCGACACCCTCCGCGAATGGCTGGCCGCGCGCGTCGTGACCGCCGGGGAGGTGCGCCGATGAACGCGACAAAAGAAAGACCCCCGGCGGGCAAGGCCGGGGGCGACTTGACGGCGCGAGGCCGTGGCGACACCCCCAATTATAGCACAACCCCCCGCGCATGCTCCCCCGAGGCAGAGCGGGCAGTCTTGGGCGCGTGCCTGATAAACGGGGCCGTCGTGCCCGACGTGCTGGCCATTCTTGGCAACGGCTGCCCCTTCATTGTGCCGGAACACGCCGCGACCTATGAGGCAATCCGGCGGCTTTATGCCGACGGCGCGCCCGTTGACTTAGTGACCGTTTCGGAGGCCGTGCTGCAAGGCGGGCACCCGAACGCGCCCGGCCCGTTGTACCTCTCGGAACTCTCGGGCGCGTCGCCGACCTCATGCAATGCCGCCTATTATGCGGGCATTGTCGCCGGGCACGCCCGCACCCGGCACATGGCCGAACGGTGCCGGGCAACCGCCGCCGAACTCGAGGCCGCAGACCCCGGGGAGGTGCCCGCAATCATTGCCCGGCTGCAAGAGGATGCCGCCCCCGGGACGTGCCGCTTGCCGCTGGCCACCTTGCCGGGCGACTGGCGCGCCGCCGAACTGCCCGCGCGGCAATTCGCGTTTTCCGGGGCGTTTCCCCTCGGGTGCGTTTCAAGCGTGATCGCGCAAGGCGGCGGCGGCAAGTCCACCCTGATACTCGAGGCGGCGGCCAGCCTGTGCATTGGGCGGCCCTTGATAGAGGGATGGACCCCAACCGCCCCGGGCCGGGTGCTGTATCTTGCTTTTGAAGACGACTTGCCCGAGATACAGCGTCGCCTAAAGCGTATCGCTTGGGCGTTCGGTCTGACCCCGGATGAATGCGGCGCGGTTGCCGAACGTTTGCGCGTGGCCGCCATGCCCGGCGGGCAGTTTTTCAGCATCGCCCAGGGCGGGGCCATTGAGGCCGGGCCGGACCTTCTGCGGCTGGCCGCAACCGTCCGGGAAAGCGGCCCGTTTGCCGCCGTAATCCTTGACCCCAAGTCTGCCCTTCTGGGGGGCGCGTTGGATGAAAACGCAAACCCCGTCGGCCAGCGGGTAGTCAACCTCCTGACCGGGATTACCGGGCCGGATGCCGCGCTTGTTTTGGTTGATCACGTCGCCAAAGCCGACCGCGAGGGCGCGACCTCGGGCCGGGGTGCCGGGGCATGGGGCGACGCCGCCCGGCAAGTGTGGGCCTTGCGCCCCCTCAATGACCGCGAGGCCCGCGAGGTGCCCGACTGCGACCGCGCCCAGTTTGCCGCGCTGGAATGCCGCAAGACAAATTACACCGGGCCGCGCCCGACCCTGTACATGCGGCGGCACACCGCCCC from Candidatus Hydrogenedentota bacterium includes these protein-coding regions:
- a CDS encoding 2-dehydropantoate 2-reductase; translated protein: MTKIAIVGPGALGCVFAARLARGGAKAHLVDHRADRAERLAREGIQVEEPGGGLLHEKMPVSTQIPAGMDLILVTVKAHATRSLRLPPDAPVLTLQNGLGNVDALCGMVGSARVLAGATSEAATLLEPGKARHAAAGLTVFGSWTSCPTDTAFTAFQDAGFDVRITDTPGQVVWEKAVINAGINPLTALLNVPNGRLLETAETRELLRDLVMEATKVASTEGYRFTRSLAEAAEALCRATSENLSSMLQDIRSGRRTEIEALSGEILRRAQAAALPAPRTRVVYQLVKGLEHR
- a CDS encoding AsmA-like C-terminal region-containing protein: MTSRPETDRRETDAPPGRWTPRQARRLRALLLLLLLFAGALAVGSAVVRRRLDVLRDNLMAEVSRRAGGRFSVGQVSLSGLRGVSVEQVRMIWERDGLRATVDLPRVDVYFDWSALAAGTLSPGHVHLTEASVDVVLPPANGPPAVKAPAGLPVLPELPPLSFRVSGERCRAQVAGVPEAGEITLEEVGFDISRQPGAADLLARLSARLAGVSETPLVAVVRYAGPDDFSLRAETGAVAVERVGAFLPEKARVLTGGTVTPVLTVEGQRGGRVSLALDAEMEALDAKVRPEFIEPLTGTLAVRADADLPTREILVRNARLETPQASGRITGSVLFGADGPVLDLKLDADTLPVNEAVTALLPETVGPGDLSVELGAPHRLAVHVSGPASSPSVLAEAGAASGKIVFKPTDRKLPGASLELGQIQVSYDLATKMPGGVVAILNGGLLSPYQGLMLDQLSGSVVLVDGKVKLVPLSARLNGHAFLGRAEYEIAKQTLSFSADGAVSDLEKSALHHPSKEVWIYGSAALRCHGTASPKKIVVEASADATEAQVEIEWWFRKPRGTGATIKAFKAEIIPKKSMKITGEASIDGTQLKADLLYLWRGGKFSSEHVRLDFPFLEVATAGKCIRIPYRAFGTHAKDGYYEVVRAGTRPDGNISTLGGVFDDVSFLPNGCPYPLHCRNAKVEVTLDNVHETIRTGVISVHAESAEVPALKENWLLPLEPEDPEYYAKFPGLSRSMKYELAADALEMPPWTATQFKGTVFNEGDKTGLSHFEAVVDGGRLEGVYDRHKKTNIYSLKAKWDGIPARYVIRHLEMPEILDGPMTGWVDYSMDADDPATLDGKGAFHVRNGNFVPETLAATFGEQFAGFAQLQPDAYAFTTTKSDLVLKGDHIRTDNMLVELPGIELKGAGTWILGGDIDYLIEVSITPDTAAQIPILAQSFNLQGYRIAQRNVDLGFQIKGPAFKPTSQLAGMPDMGVTLVSGAAEMTNEAVRVIDLPRQLFMALIKTGGGILGASRTGETRPSGGGGASRTPAP
- the recA gene encoding recombinase RecA, with the translated sequence MAANTDDKSKVKALDIAISQLEKQFGKGTMVRLGDDSFRAGVQSISTGSLSLDIATGVGGLPRGRVVEVFGPESSGKTTLALHVVANAQRGGGIACFIDAEHALDPTFAQKIGVDINNLLVSQPDTAEQALEICESLVRSNAVDVIVVDSVAALVPKAEVEGEMGDSHVGLQARLMSQALRKLTAIISRTNTLVIFINQIREKIGVMFGSPETTTGGRALKFYSSMRLDIRRIAGLKDREENVGNRVRVKVVKNKMSAPFRQAEFDILFNEGISMEGDILDLAIEAKLVQKSGAWFSMNGENLGQGRENTRQFLKDHPDTTEQLRQKLLDIKGMLCEAQPGADEDDVPPGD
- a CDS encoding lysophospholipid acyltransferase family protein, giving the protein MRHPELSYTSPVRFTAAQRVQLALFPPLAKGALQLLCRTCVVRVVGREILEEAQKRDGHAVLAIWHETLFMACWGFRNTGGHTLTSYSFDGELAARLVHRVGMEAVRGSSSRGGGEGLRQLVMATKLAPSVGFTLDGPRGPRRVAKHGIALLSARSGLPVIPHAYVAARAWRLNSWDRFAIPKPFTTLTMAYGPPVPPPTSEHPDDVEQTRAAVEEALNRLHAEHGDAA
- a CDS encoding SPOR domain-containing protein, whose product is MDIRKEINPGDGTPQLVLTCAKSAAVAFVCLMIAAVMLSFAAGVVLGRASSGDAGAPPVAVDGAAPAPETPVPAEPVAVAAMETYTLPANAQPVTAAAAPAASPVSPAAAPAVASPAAPATPPAPVETPAAPAAAPPVSEPPATAPVAAAPAAAAAAPPAQEAAPAPSSEPKATPYTTASKKRVTSLAPLPSQRGASAPSAAPKPPTPEAAPGTVPAAVPELTPVDPQDENMAMMVPAAAPPAQTPEAAAAPPAPAPAAAASAPAPAVAAPAPAPASLPAAAAPAAAPKAAAGKFCVQLGAFSGPNRGQQAETLNRSVQQKHGVKSQIVKSGDDKVYRVVVSGFPDKKSALDACAGIQKKPELSGAFVREL